A single window of Sulfitobacter sp. JL08 DNA harbors:
- the fcl gene encoding GDP-L-fucose synthase, which produces MMFDLSGKRVWVAGHRGMVGGAVVRRLASEDCEIITAGRDVVDLTDQAGVDRWMEKTRPDAIVLAAAKVGGIHANNTMPAEFLRDNLVLETNVIHAAYQCGVEKLLFLGSSCIYPKLAPQPISEDALLTGPLEPTNEWYAIAKIAGIKMCQAYRKQYGCDFISAQPTNLYGPGDNYNLETSHVLPALLRKFHEAKESGAKSVTLWGSGTPLREFLHVDDLADALVFLLKSYSGDVPLNVGSGSEVTIRELAETIADVVGYKAELVFDPSKPDGTPRKLMDSSQLHALGWNNVRSLRDGIEQTYQALDGRFS; this is translated from the coding sequence ATGATGTTTGATCTGTCCGGCAAACGTGTTTGGGTCGCTGGGCATCGCGGCATGGTTGGTGGCGCTGTTGTCCGTCGCCTTGCAAGTGAAGATTGTGAAATAATCACGGCCGGGCGCGATGTTGTCGATCTGACGGATCAGGCTGGCGTTGATCGCTGGATGGAAAAAACCCGCCCGGATGCCATCGTTCTGGCGGCGGCGAAAGTTGGCGGAATTCATGCCAACAATACGATGCCGGCGGAATTCCTGCGCGATAATCTGGTACTTGAAACAAACGTTATTCATGCCGCCTATCAATGCGGGGTCGAAAAACTTTTGTTTCTGGGGTCGTCCTGCATCTACCCCAAATTGGCGCCACAGCCGATCAGCGAAGATGCTCTTTTGACAGGCCCTCTTGAACCCACGAACGAATGGTACGCGATCGCCAAGATCGCGGGTATCAAGATGTGTCAGGCGTATCGCAAGCAATACGGCTGTGATTTCATTTCCGCACAACCAACCAACCTTTACGGACCGGGCGATAACTATAATCTTGAAACAAGCCACGTCTTGCCCGCACTTCTCAGAAAGTTTCACGAAGCAAAGGAAAGCGGCGCCAAATCCGTAACGCTGTGGGGAAGCGGAACACCGTTGCGCGAATTCCTGCATGTCGATGATCTTGCGGATGCGCTTGTGTTCTTGCTGAAATCCTACTCCGGCGATGTCCCTCTGAATGTGGGATCAGGTTCCGAGGTCACCATTCGCGAACTGGCCGAAACGATTGCCGATGTTGTCGGCTACAAGGCCGAACTGGTTTTTGATCCGTCAAAACCCGATGGCACACCAAGAAAGCTTATGGATTCTTCGCAACTGCACGCCCTTGGATGGAACAACGTGCGTTCCCTGCGCGATGGTATTGAACAAACCTATCAGGCGTTGGACGGTCGTTTTTCCTGA
- a CDS encoding polysaccharide biosynthesis tyrosine autokinase — MTQHEPRFLPDPNGPAEQTTAPFRADFRTLLLTLWRGKMIISAASVVAVLLTTYYVFAVATALYTSSVVVIFDTRQTSVVALPSVIAAVSGEPSSVTSEVEVLRARTLMTDVARHLHLMSDPEFNADLREPGLKTRLRSGIESVLGGGQSFGPPATDDDRTGRDLDRIVNVLLSKVSVRNIPGSHVFRISVTTQSPEKSAIIADTIARLYIDNQMNEKQHATEHAAKWLASRVAELQSQLEDAEAQVAQFTAATALISAPALQVLERQLKELRARIAAAHTRKAKMQGLLGKMVDAQTPHDKVAVADDVLLTQMLSSGRLTPDRIAEFDDRYRDILSRVRIEADRATLQLAALQASETKLDLQIDQQGQDLIALQQLTREAAATRLLYEHFLSRLKETSAQKGIQQADSRVLSHAVVPSFAHSPRKSLIITMAALFGLTCGALYVLVQEAANTSFRTAAALETFSGLPVLGQIPALDVGRVQPARLNLACDARRMEAMRGLRTSILLSQKESQKQVILVTSAMPGEGKTTIALSMGEVLSGLDKKVLVVEGDVRRGRLRQQFKDLPEAGIVSILNETAQIGEGIHRPEGYGADILAANSTRKNPADLFSSRRFRDLVQTLRAQYDYIIIDTPPVLATPDACILAKQADTVLLTVKWDSTSDVQIRETLRLFRSTGVNVSGLVLTQISLKGMKRYGLGGKHSCYADYAARGAPVS, encoded by the coding sequence ATGACACAACACGAACCGCGGTTCCTGCCGGACCCGAATGGCCCTGCCGAACAAACGACCGCACCTTTCCGGGCCGATTTTCGAACGCTGCTGCTGACACTGTGGCGGGGCAAGATGATCATATCGGCCGCAAGTGTAGTCGCGGTTTTATTAACAACTTATTACGTTTTTGCCGTTGCAACGGCACTTTACACATCAAGCGTTGTGGTGATTTTCGATACCCGCCAAACCAGCGTTGTGGCATTGCCCAGTGTCATCGCAGCCGTATCCGGTGAACCGTCATCCGTAACGTCAGAAGTGGAAGTTTTGCGCGCGCGCACCCTCATGACAGACGTTGCGCGCCACTTGCACCTGATGTCCGATCCGGAATTCAACGCCGATCTGCGCGAACCAGGGCTGAAAACGCGTTTGCGCAGCGGAATTGAATCCGTCCTCGGTGGCGGCCAAAGTTTTGGTCCGCCGGCAACGGATGATGACAGGACGGGGCGCGATCTGGACAGGATCGTAAACGTTTTGCTGTCCAAGGTTTCGGTGCGCAATATTCCGGGAAGTCATGTCTTCAGGATTTCCGTGACGACCCAATCGCCTGAAAAATCGGCGATAATCGCCGATACCATCGCCAGATTGTACATCGACAACCAGATGAATGAAAAACAACACGCCACCGAGCACGCGGCGAAATGGCTGGCAAGCCGCGTTGCTGAACTGCAATCGCAACTGGAAGATGCAGAAGCGCAGGTGGCGCAGTTTACCGCCGCAACTGCGTTGATTTCTGCCCCTGCCCTTCAGGTTCTTGAGCGGCAGTTGAAGGAATTGCGGGCGCGCATTGCTGCGGCGCATACGCGGAAGGCAAAAATGCAGGGACTGTTGGGCAAGATGGTGGATGCGCAAACGCCACATGACAAGGTCGCAGTGGCAGATGATGTTTTGTTGACGCAAATGTTGTCATCAGGGCGCCTAACCCCCGATCGTATTGCCGAATTCGATGACCGGTACCGCGATATCCTGTCACGTGTCCGGATTGAAGCTGACCGGGCAACGCTACAGCTTGCGGCTTTGCAAGCGTCCGAAACCAAGCTTGACCTGCAGATCGATCAACAAGGTCAGGACCTTATCGCTTTGCAGCAATTGACCCGCGAAGCCGCCGCAACGCGCCTTTTGTACGAGCATTTTCTAAGCCGTCTGAAGGAAACATCAGCGCAAAAAGGTATTCAGCAGGCGGATAGTCGGGTGTTGTCGCATGCCGTTGTCCCAAGCTTTGCGCATAGCCCGCGAAAATCGTTGATCATCACGATGGCGGCCCTTTTCGGTCTCACCTGCGGAGCGCTTTACGTGCTGGTGCAAGAAGCCGCCAATACGTCATTTCGCACGGCTGCGGCATTAGAGACGTTTTCCGGCCTGCCTGTTCTGGGGCAAATACCTGCACTTGATGTGGGGCGCGTTCAGCCTGCCCGTTTGAACCTAGCCTGTGATGCACGCCGCATGGAAGCCATGCGGGGCCTGCGCACATCTATTCTTCTGTCCCAGAAAGAAAGTCAAAAACAGGTCATTCTGGTCACTTCCGCAATGCCCGGCGAAGGAAAAACCACAATCGCGTTGAGCATGGGCGAAGTATTGAGCGGTTTGGACAAGAAAGTGCTGGTTGTCGAAGGCGATGTCAGACGGGGCAGACTGCGCCAACAATTCAAAGATCTTCCTGAGGCGGGAATCGTGTCTATCCTGAACGAAACGGCACAGATCGGGGAGGGAATCCATCGCCCCGAAGGGTATGGCGCGGACATTTTGGCGGCGAATTCAACACGCAAGAACCCGGCGGATCTGTTTTCTTCACGGCGCTTTCGCGATCTGGTGCAAACGCTTCGCGCGCAATACGACTACATTATCATTGATACGCCACCGGTTCTGGCGACCCCCGATGCGTGCATTCTGGCGAAACAGGCCGATACCGTTCTTCTGACTGTGAAATGGGACAGCACATCTGATGTGCAAATCCGTGAAACGCTGAGGCTGTTCCGAAGTACCGGTGTGAACGTTTCCGGGCTGGTGCTGACCCAAATCAGTCTGAAAGGCATGAAAAGATACGGTTTAGGCGGCAAACACAGTTGTTATGCCGATTATGCGGCACGGGGTGCGCCCGTATCTTAA